The proteins below come from a single Roseiflexus sp. RS-1 genomic window:
- a CDS encoding A/G-specific adenine glycosylase, translating into MTIRKSIIQKNESLPAFTRFHQALMNWFSEAARDLPWRRTRDPYRIMVAEVMLQQTQVDRVLPKYEAFLTCFPTLQALADAPTAEVIRLWSGLGYNRRAVNLQRAAREIVERFDGVFPRDVAVLLTLPGIGPYTAGAIACFAFEQDVAFMDTNIRRVIRRALTDPAATVNERDLLALAQAALPTGRSWMWNQALMELGSLICTADSPACWRCPLRDLCCDYAARRTSDGHLEATPVRKRIAEHRERPFVGSNRYFRGRAVAALRALPPGTTLDLAELGPQVRPDYTPEDEAWLVTLLNGLERDGLVVWHGNGVRLPEE; encoded by the coding sequence ATGACAATACGTAAGAGTATCATCCAAAAGAACGAAAGTTTACCGGCGTTTACCAGGTTCCATCAGGCGCTGATGAACTGGTTCAGTGAGGCGGCACGCGACCTCCCCTGGCGCCGCACCCGCGATCCATACCGCATTATGGTTGCAGAGGTGATGCTCCAGCAAACACAGGTTGATCGCGTGTTGCCGAAGTACGAAGCGTTCCTTACATGCTTCCCGACGCTTCAGGCGCTGGCAGACGCACCGACCGCAGAGGTCATCCGTCTGTGGTCGGGGCTTGGCTACAATCGCCGGGCGGTCAATCTGCAACGCGCAGCACGTGAAATCGTCGAACGCTTCGACGGCGTTTTTCCGCGCGATGTCGCTGTGCTGCTGACGCTTCCGGGCATCGGACCCTACACCGCTGGTGCTATCGCCTGTTTTGCCTTCGAGCAGGATGTGGCATTCATGGACACCAACATCCGGCGCGTTATTCGCCGCGCATTGACCGATCCTGCGGCAACGGTCAACGAACGAGATTTGCTGGCGCTGGCGCAGGCAGCGCTCCCAACCGGGCGCAGCTGGATGTGGAACCAGGCGTTGATGGAACTGGGGTCGCTGATCTGCACTGCCGACTCGCCAGCATGCTGGCGCTGTCCACTGCGCGATCTGTGCTGCGACTATGCCGCGCGCCGCACGTCGGACGGGCATCTTGAAGCGACGCCGGTGCGCAAACGCATTGCTGAACATCGTGAACGCCCGTTCGTCGGATCGAATCGCTACTTCCGCGGACGTGCTGTTGCCGCGCTCCGCGCATTACCCCCCGGCACAACCCTTGACCTGGCAGAACTTGGACCACAAGTGCGCCCCGATTATACCCCGGAAGATGAAGCCTGGCTGGTGACCCTCCTCAACGGATTGGAGCGCGATGGATTAGTCGTGTGGCATGGCAATGGGGTACGACTTCCGGAGGAATGA
- a CDS encoding histone deacetylase family protein, which produces MRTAIAINPRHAAHDEPQHVEQAARLHAITAALNASGLRSVLLEVPARPATEAQLRAVHTEQMIEVVRWSATRPRSWIDHDTYTTSASWDAALMAAGTTLAVVDAVVSGSAQNGFALVRPPGHHATRAESMGFCLFNNVAIAARHAIDHLGVTRVAIVDFDVHHGNGTQDIFYDDDRVFFCSTHASPLYPGTGAEREIGSGRGRGTTMNLPLPHGVGDAGFARLFDDVVIPALRRYRPDLILVSAGYDAHWADPLGPLTLSVAGYAALTRRLKETAEEVCNGRIALVLEGGYNLKALAASVLACLEVLANDDTVVDPFGPSNEPEPDISALIARMHQNHPLLAG; this is translated from the coding sequence ATGAGAACAGCCATTGCCATCAACCCGCGCCACGCCGCCCACGACGAGCCGCAGCACGTTGAGCAGGCGGCGCGTCTGCATGCGATTACTGCTGCACTGAACGCCAGTGGTCTACGTTCAGTGCTGCTCGAAGTTCCGGCGCGTCCGGCGACTGAGGCGCAACTGCGCGCTGTTCACACCGAACAGATGATTGAAGTGGTGCGCTGGTCGGCGACACGCCCGCGATCGTGGATCGATCACGACACATACACTACATCGGCGAGTTGGGATGCGGCGCTCATGGCTGCTGGCACGACCCTGGCGGTCGTTGACGCGGTCGTCAGCGGGTCGGCGCAGAATGGGTTTGCGCTGGTTCGTCCACCCGGTCATCACGCGACCCGAGCCGAATCCATGGGGTTTTGCCTGTTCAACAACGTTGCCATTGCTGCGCGCCACGCTATCGACCATCTGGGAGTCACACGGGTGGCAATCGTTGATTTTGATGTGCATCACGGAAACGGAACGCAGGATATCTTCTACGATGATGATCGGGTCTTCTTCTGTTCGACGCACGCTTCGCCGCTCTACCCGGGCACCGGCGCCGAACGTGAGATCGGTTCGGGCAGAGGACGCGGCACGACGATGAATCTTCCGCTCCCTCACGGCGTCGGCGACGCCGGGTTTGCCCGCCTGTTCGATGATGTCGTCATTCCGGCGCTGCGGCGTTATCGTCCAGACCTGATCCTGGTGTCCGCCGGTTATGATGCCCATTGGGCTGATCCACTTGGACCATTGACGCTGTCGGTCGCCGGGTATGCTGCACTGACGCGCCGCCTGAAGGAAACGGCTGAAGAGGTCTGTAACGGACGTATCGCGCTGGTGCTCGAGGGCGGCTACAACCTGAAAGCGCTGGCGGCAAGTGTTCTGGCATGCCTGGAAGTTCTGGCAAACGATGATACTGTTGTTGACCCGTTCGGACCGTCAAATGAGCCAGAGCCGGATATTTCGGCGCTGATCGCGCGTATGCATCAGAATCACCCGCTGCTTGCCGGATAA
- the hisH gene encoding imidazole glycerol phosphate synthase subunit HisH, which produces MSIAVIDYGAGNLRSVMRALQRIGAPLEVTSNPDVVIDAPAVILPGVGATRDTMQNLERLGLVAAIRDVIARGTPFLGICVGMQVLCEQSEEFGLHSCLGIVGGVVRRLPAGLKAPQIGWNQVHYTPHAAQHPLFTGIDDGSDFYFVHSYYCDLTDERDAAAMTEYGVSFPSALIRNNLAAVQFHPEKSGRCGLQLLTNFVAWAGVL; this is translated from the coding sequence ATGAGCATTGCCGTTATTGATTATGGCGCCGGTAACCTGCGCAGCGTCATGCGGGCGCTCCAGCGGATTGGCGCACCGCTCGAAGTTACCAGCAACCCGGATGTTGTGATCGACGCGCCGGCGGTTATTCTGCCCGGGGTTGGGGCAACCCGCGATACCATGCAGAACCTGGAACGCCTGGGACTTGTCGCCGCTATTCGTGACGTTATTGCACGGGGGACGCCGTTCCTCGGCATCTGTGTGGGAATGCAGGTGCTCTGCGAACAGAGCGAGGAGTTCGGATTGCATTCCTGCCTCGGCATTGTTGGCGGGGTGGTGCGACGCCTGCCAGCCGGACTCAAGGCGCCGCAGATTGGATGGAATCAGGTGCACTATACGCCTCACGCAGCGCAGCATCCGCTGTTCACCGGCATCGACGACGGCAGTGACTTTTATTTTGTCCATTCATACTACTGCGATCTGACGGATGAACGCGATGCGGCTGCGATGACAGAGTACGGCGTCTCTTTTCCGAGTGCGCTCATTCGCAACAATCTGGCAGCAGTGCAGTTCCATCCCGAAAAGAGCGGTCGCTGCGGATTGCAATTGCTGACGAACTTTGTCGCATGGGCAGGGGTTTTGTGA
- the hisA gene encoding 1-(5-phosphoribosyl)-5-[(5-phosphoribosylamino)methylideneamino]imidazole-4-carboxamide isomerase, whose translation MEIIPAIDMQGGRCVRLYQGDFQRVTVYDDDPVAVAHRWVAQGAPRLHLVDLDGARSGHPVHTDIIRAIVQSVDAPVQLGGGLRSIAAVERALELGVQRVILGTAAVHDPELIRQLVQQFGDAIAIAVDARNDMAATAGWTETAAISAIDLVERMAALGVRRVIYTDIARDGTLSEPNIATTRALVRPGGPAIIASGGISTIDHLRRLAEVGVEGAIVGRALYTGDLSLSDALAAVQ comes from the coding sequence ATGGAAATCATTCCTGCCATCGATATGCAAGGCGGGCGATGTGTGCGTCTGTACCAGGGCGATTTTCAGCGCGTTACCGTGTACGATGATGATCCAGTCGCGGTTGCGCATCGCTGGGTCGCACAGGGCGCGCCACGCCTGCATCTCGTCGATCTCGATGGCGCCCGCAGCGGTCACCCAGTCCACACCGACATCATCCGCGCGATCGTGCAATCGGTCGATGCGCCAGTGCAGCTTGGCGGCGGACTGCGCAGCATCGCAGCGGTCGAACGCGCGCTGGAACTCGGCGTCCAGCGTGTCATTCTCGGCACAGCCGCCGTTCACGACCCGGAACTCATCAGGCAACTGGTGCAGCAGTTCGGCGATGCGATTGCTATCGCCGTCGATGCTCGCAACGATATGGCAGCCACCGCCGGGTGGACCGAAACCGCCGCTATCAGCGCCATCGATCTGGTCGAACGGATGGCAGCGCTGGGAGTCCGGCGCGTGATCTACACCGACATCGCACGTGATGGCACACTCTCGGAACCCAATATCGCAACAACCCGCGCGCTTGTTCGTCCCGGCGGTCCTGCCATTATCGCATCAGGCGGGATCAGCACGATCGACCACCTGCGTCGTCTGGCGGAGGTTGGCGTCGAGGGCGCAATTGTCGGGCGTGCGCTCTACACCGGCGACCTCTCGCTGAGCGATGCGCTCGCCGCAGTGCAGTGA
- the hisF gene encoding imidazole glycerol phosphate synthase subunit HisF yields MLKRRIIPCLDVKAGRVVKGVAFLNHRDAGDPVELAAAYDAGGADELVFYDITASSDERAIMVDVVERTAAQVFIPLTVGGGLRTVEDMYRMLRAGADKVSINTAAVLNPQLIEDGARRFGSQCIVLSIDARRVNASDEPPRWQVFTHTGRDPRPTGLDAIEWARRGVELGAGEIVINSMDEDGVGGGYDIDLLRAITEAVNVPVIASGGVGSPEHMYAGLVEGRADAVLAASIFHFGAYTIRDVKQYLAERGVPVRL; encoded by the coding sequence ATGCTGAAACGCCGTATCATTCCATGCCTTGATGTAAAAGCAGGTCGGGTCGTCAAAGGGGTTGCCTTCCTGAACCATCGTGACGCTGGTGATCCGGTTGAACTTGCTGCCGCCTACGACGCTGGCGGCGCTGATGAACTGGTGTTCTACGATATTACAGCCAGTAGCGATGAACGCGCGATTATGGTCGATGTGGTCGAGCGCACCGCAGCGCAGGTGTTCATTCCGCTCACAGTCGGCGGCGGGCTGCGCACCGTCGAGGATATGTACCGCATGCTGCGCGCCGGCGCCGATAAGGTATCGATCAACACCGCAGCCGTGCTTAATCCGCAATTGATCGAGGATGGCGCACGTCGCTTCGGAAGTCAGTGTATCGTCCTTTCGATCGACGCGCGACGGGTCAACGCCTCGGACGAACCGCCCCGCTGGCAGGTGTTTACCCATACCGGACGTGATCCGCGTCCAACGGGTCTCGACGCTATCGAATGGGCGCGCCGCGGGGTGGAATTGGGCGCTGGCGAGATCGTGATTAACAGTATGGACGAGGATGGCGTTGGCGGCGGGTACGACATTGATCTCCTCCGGGCTATTACTGAAGCAGTCAACGTTCCCGTCATCGCCTCCGGCGGGGTCGGTTCGCCGGAACATATGTATGCCGGTCTGGTCGAAGGACGCGCCGATGCAGTGCTGGCGGCGTCGATCTTCCACTTCGGCGCCTATACTATCCGGGACGTCAAGCAGTATCTGGCAGAACGAGGCGTGCCGGTGCGGCTGTGA
- the moaD gene encoding molybdopterin converting factor subunit 1: MADTITIIVRYFAAHREITGRSDETLTLAPGTTVGALWTLLTERYPRLAGYSGRLLFAVNQEFATPDQSLHHGDEVAFIPPVSGGAPRAFVVTHEPLDPAPLVALVQSPDMGAVVTFAGVVRNHFGGRKTAFLEYEAYTGMAEAVLEQIAGEARTRWNTGGIAVHHRIGRLEIGETAVLVVVAAPHRREAFEAAAWIMDRVKEIAPIWKKEYWADGAAEWVGDEKERKREVPDQGSTT, encoded by the coding sequence ATGGCCGACACGATCACCATTATTGTGCGTTACTTTGCGGCGCATCGTGAGATAACCGGGCGCAGCGACGAGACGCTGACCCTTGCGCCGGGAACAACCGTTGGGGCGCTCTGGACGCTGCTGACCGAACGCTACCCGCGCCTGGCAGGGTACAGCGGTCGCTTGCTGTTTGCAGTCAATCAGGAGTTTGCCACACCCGATCAGTCCCTGCACCATGGCGACGAGGTCGCATTCATTCCGCCGGTGAGCGGCGGCGCACCCCGCGCCTTCGTCGTCACGCACGAGCCGCTCGATCCCGCGCCACTGGTTGCGCTGGTGCAGTCACCCGATATGGGTGCGGTTGTTACATTCGCCGGCGTGGTGCGCAACCATTTCGGCGGTCGCAAAACCGCATTTCTGGAATATGAAGCCTACACCGGTATGGCGGAGGCAGTACTGGAGCAGATCGCCGGGGAAGCGCGCACACGCTGGAACACCGGCGGGATCGCTGTTCACCACCGGATCGGTCGCCTGGAGATCGGCGAAACGGCGGTGCTGGTCGTGGTTGCAGCGCCGCATCGCCGCGAAGCCTTCGAGGCGGCGGCGTGGATCATGGATCGCGTCAAAGAGATAGCGCCGATCTGGAAGAAGGAGTACTGGGCGGATGGCGCCGCCGAGTGGGTAGGCGACGAAAAGGAACGCAAGCGCGAAGTGCCGGATCAAGGTTCAACTACATAA
- a CDS encoding hemolysin family protein — MTDSANSNILFESLLILLLIVANGFFAASEIAIVSARKGRLEQQAERGDAGARTALALLESPSRFLSTVQVGITLLGTFAAVFGGASIVKVLDAWLRSISGLAPYAGALAPAIVALTISYFSLIVGELVPKRLALQNAERVAATVAPIMALLARLASPVVSFLTFSTEVVLRLLGRHNVAEMPVTEDDIMALVREGAADGTVADAEQTVIHNVFKFSDRTVRSLMTPRTQITALDVDTPIEEALRIATESGYSRIPVYEGSLDHVIGILYVKDLLAFWGQCEPPNLRELLRPPMYVIESQRAAQAFQQLKQNRNALAIVLDEYGQVAGVITIEDMLEELVGDISDEYDDETDESIVRRDDGSYLVDGLTPFADLRERLKLPPADDLVREHGFETLAGFLLALLGRIPAVGDSVKWEGYSFEIVDMDGRRIDKVLVVPPRPAVDQTQHVLATRAMMPKTSHTSKIEAAR, encoded by the coding sequence ATGACAGATTCCGCAAACTCGAATATCCTCTTCGAAAGCCTCCTGATCCTGCTGCTTATCGTCGCCAATGGCTTCTTTGCCGCTTCGGAGATCGCAATTGTCTCTGCGCGCAAGGGGCGTCTCGAACAGCAGGCGGAACGGGGTGACGCTGGCGCGCGCACGGCGCTCGCGCTGCTGGAATCACCGAGCCGTTTTCTTTCAACGGTTCAGGTTGGTATTACGCTCCTGGGTACATTTGCGGCGGTTTTTGGCGGTGCAAGCATTGTGAAGGTGCTGGATGCCTGGTTGCGCAGTATTTCTGGGTTGGCGCCCTACGCCGGGGCGCTGGCGCCGGCTATCGTGGCGCTGACCATCAGTTACTTCTCGCTGATCGTCGGTGAGTTGGTGCCAAAGCGTCTGGCGTTGCAGAACGCTGAGCGAGTCGCAGCGACGGTCGCTCCAATCATGGCGTTGCTGGCGCGTCTGGCATCGCCTGTGGTCAGTTTTCTGACCTTCTCAACCGAGGTTGTGTTGCGGTTGCTTGGTCGGCACAATGTGGCTGAAATGCCGGTCACCGAGGACGATATTATGGCGCTGGTGCGCGAAGGCGCTGCCGATGGCACCGTGGCGGACGCTGAGCAAACCGTTATTCACAATGTCTTCAAGTTCAGCGACCGCACCGTTCGTTCTTTGATGACGCCGCGCACGCAGATTACCGCTCTTGATGTCGACACGCCAATTGAAGAAGCCTTGAGGATCGCTACGGAGTCGGGCTATTCACGTATTCCGGTGTACGAAGGCTCGCTCGATCACGTGATCGGCATTCTGTATGTCAAGGATCTGCTGGCGTTCTGGGGGCAGTGTGAACCGCCGAATCTGCGCGAACTGCTGCGCCCGCCAATGTATGTGATCGAGAGTCAACGTGCAGCGCAGGCGTTTCAGCAACTGAAGCAGAACCGCAACGCGCTGGCGATCGTCCTTGATGAATACGGACAGGTCGCCGGGGTGATCACCATCGAAGACATGCTCGAAGAACTGGTCGGCGATATTTCCGACGAATATGACGATGAGACCGATGAGTCGATCGTGCGCCGTGACGATGGCAGTTACCTGGTCGATGGGCTGACGCCGTTTGCCGATCTGCGCGAACGTCTCAAATTGCCGCCAGCCGATGATCTTGTCCGTGAGCATGGGTTTGAAACCCTTGCCGGTTTCCTGCTGGCGTTACTTGGTCGCATTCCTGCCGTCGGCGACAGTGTGAAGTGGGAGGGGTATTCCTTCGAGATTGTTGATATGGATGGGCGGCGGATCGATAAGGTGCTGGTTGTTCCACCGCGCCCGGCGGTTGATCAGACGCAGCATGTGCTGGCTACACGGGCGATGATGCCGAAGACGAGCCACACCAGCAAGATCGAGGCCGCTCGATGA
- the accD gene encoding acetyl-CoA carboxylase, carboxyltransferase subunit beta, protein MKELIQRSRKSFTVVQSVEADVPDNVWIKCPSCRELIYHKQLAERMKVCRCGYHMRLKAREWLALLDEDSFVEHDAHLRPADPLGFVSPKETYADKLREAQRRTGLADVVVSGVGSIEGRRLAVAVCDFEFIGGSMGSVFGEKMARAAERAAALGIPLLTINTSGGARMQEGVIALMQLAKVNMALTRLAAARQPHIAVLVDPCYGGVTASYASVADIIIAEPGASIGFAGRRVIEQTIRQKLPADFQTAEFMLQHGMVDMVVPRSELHSTLAKLLRLYAAEGRATAHKSEPIVTALASL, encoded by the coding sequence ATGAAAGAGTTGATCCAACGATCGCGCAAGAGTTTCACCGTCGTACAATCCGTCGAGGCGGATGTTCCGGACAATGTCTGGATCAAGTGTCCATCGTGCCGCGAACTGATCTACCACAAACAACTGGCGGAACGCATGAAGGTTTGCCGCTGCGGCTACCATATGCGTCTGAAGGCGCGCGAGTGGCTGGCGCTGCTGGATGAAGACTCGTTCGTCGAGCACGACGCCCACCTGCGTCCAGCCGATCCGCTGGGTTTTGTGTCGCCCAAAGAGACGTATGCCGACAAGTTGCGCGAGGCGCAGCGCCGCACCGGTCTTGCCGATGTAGTGGTCAGCGGCGTTGGGAGTATCGAAGGGCGCCGTCTGGCAGTTGCAGTATGCGACTTTGAATTCATCGGCGGCTCAATGGGCAGCGTGTTCGGCGAGAAAATGGCGCGTGCAGCGGAACGCGCTGCGGCGCTCGGCATTCCGCTGCTCACGATCAATACCAGTGGCGGCGCACGGATGCAGGAAGGGGTTATTGCGCTGATGCAACTGGCAAAAGTCAACATGGCGCTGACCCGCCTTGCCGCTGCCCGTCAACCGCACATCGCCGTGCTGGTCGATCCCTGCTATGGCGGCGTCACCGCTTCCTACGCTTCGGTCGCCGACATCATTATTGCCGAGCCGGGCGCCAGCATCGGGTTTGCCGGTCGTCGCGTCATCGAGCAGACGATTCGCCAGAAACTTCCGGCAGATTTCCAGACTGCCGAGTTTATGCTTCAGCACGGCATGGTTGATATGGTCGTTCCGCGCAGTGAGTTGCACAGCACCCTGGCGAAACTGCTGCGCCTCTACGCGGCTGAAGGTCGTGCCACAGCGCACAAGTCCGAACCGATCGTAACAGCGTTGGCTTCTCTCTGA
- a CDS encoding acetyl-CoA carboxylase carboxyltransferase subunit alpha, which yields MTQTLTPWDKVQLARHMQRPRTLDYIRGLCDDFVELHGDRRFGDDAAIVGGVATFEGRTVVLVGHQKGRDARENIRRNFGMPHPEGYRKALRLFQHAEKFGFPVICFIDTPGANPNRESEERGQANAIAENILTMAGLKTPIIACVIGEGGSGGALAIGVADRILMLEHAIYSVASPEAAASIIWRDAAKAPDAARAMRITAQDLLELGIIDEIVPEPSGGAHADPTTMVATLGDAIRRHLNQLLAFDIETLLQHRYERYRAIGRYEEDASGILHTVN from the coding sequence ATGACACAAACACTTACTCCCTGGGACAAAGTGCAACTTGCCCGCCATATGCAGCGCCCGCGCACCCTCGATTATATTCGCGGGTTGTGCGACGATTTCGTCGAACTGCACGGCGACCGGCGTTTCGGTGACGATGCAGCGATTGTCGGCGGCGTGGCGACGTTTGAAGGGCGAACCGTCGTGCTGGTCGGGCACCAGAAAGGGCGCGATGCGCGCGAAAACATCCGGCGCAATTTCGGCATGCCGCACCCCGAAGGGTATCGCAAAGCGCTGCGGCTGTTTCAGCACGCCGAGAAGTTCGGCTTCCCGGTGATCTGTTTCATTGACACACCAGGCGCCAACCCCAACCGCGAATCGGAAGAGCGCGGGCAGGCGAACGCAATCGCCGAGAACATCCTGACGATGGCAGGTTTGAAGACGCCGATCATTGCGTGCGTCATCGGTGAGGGCGGTAGCGGCGGCGCGCTGGCGATCGGCGTGGCAGACCGAATCTTGATGCTGGAGCACGCGATCTACTCGGTCGCTTCACCGGAAGCAGCCGCCTCGATCATCTGGCGCGACGCGGCGAAAGCGCCCGATGCAGCGCGTGCGATGCGGATAACGGCGCAGGACTTGCTGGAACTGGGGATTATCGACGAGATCGTTCCTGAACCATCCGGCGGCGCCCATGCCGATCCGACCACGATGGTCGCAACGCTGGGTGACGCTATTCGTCGGCATCTGAACCAACTGCTGGCGTTCGATATCGAGACATTGCTCCAACATCGTTATGAGCGCTATCGGGCGATTGGACGGTACGAGGAAGATGCATCCGGGATCCTTCACACTGTGAATTGA